From Xenopus tropicalis strain Nigerian chromosome 3, UCB_Xtro_10.0, whole genome shotgun sequence, the proteins below share one genomic window:
- the LOC100490380 gene encoding WD repeat-containing protein 55 isoform X4, whose protein sequence is MISTKRYSYSCWESGNKELWSSGHHLKSCRDSAFTSDGQQLFTVSKDKAIHILSMEEGKLIKRIPKAHDSPLNCLLLIDENLFATGDDNGMLKVWDLRRDTSFMEMKNHEEYISDMAIDENKKMLLTASGDGTMGVFNIKRRRFELLSEYQSGDLTSVAIMKRGKKVVCGSSEGTIYLFNWNGFGATSDRFAVKAESIDCMVPITDNIVCTGSMDGVIRAINILPNRVVGTVGQHPGEPIEQLAKSRDGKFLASCAHDQKVKFWDMSSLSSIVVDVYRKRKKNKQLPALSRKAFGGADDFFSGLREETEGKSMGDQEDSNEDESDSDDSDSD, encoded by the exons ATGATCAGCACCAAGAG GTACTCTTATTCCTGCTGGGAAAGTGGAAATAAAGAGCTCTGGTCATCGGGACACCATCTTAAATCCTGCAGAGATTCTGCATTTACCAGCGATGGCCAAC agCTTTTCACAGTATCCAAAGACAAGGCAATTCACATTCTCAGCATGGAGGAGGGTAAACTGATCAAGCGCATCCCTAAAGCTCATGA CTCACCTTTAAACTGCCTGCTGCTGATTGATGAGAACCTTTTTGCCACAGGAGATGACAATGGGATGCTAAAAGTGTGGGATCTGCGTCGAGACACGtcctttatggagatgaagaacCATGAAGAGTACATCAGTGACATGGCCATTGATGAGAACAAAAAGATGCTGCTAACTGCCAG CGGAGATGGAACCATGGGAGTCTTCAACATAAAGAGACGGAGGTTTGAGTTGCTGTCAGAGTACCAAAGTGGAGACTTGACATCTGTGGCTATAATGAAG AGAGGTAAGAAAGTGGTTTGTGGTTCCAGCGAGGGGACTATCTACCTGTTCAACTGGAATGGCTTTGGGGCGACAAGCGACCGCTTTGCAGTAAAAGCTGAATCAATTGATTGCATGGTACCCATTACAGACAACATTGTGTGTACTGGATCTATGGATGGTGTCATCAG AGCGATTAATATCTTGCCCAATCGAGTTGTTGGCACTGTGGGGCAACATCCAGGTGAACCCATTGAGCAGCTGGCAAAGTCTAGAGATGGAAAATTCTTGGCCAGCTGTGCCCATGACCAAAAGGTGAAGTTCTGGGACATGTCTTCACTTAGCTCCATTGTAGTGGATGTTTACAGGAAACGTAAGAAGAACAAACAGCTGCCCGCCTTGAGTCGGAAAGCCTTTGGAGGAGCAGATGACTTTTTTTCTGGTCTCAGAGAGGAGACAGAGGGGAAAAGTATGGGAGACCAAGAGGACAGCAATGAAGATGAAAGTGACAGTGATGATTCAGACAGTGACTGA
- the LOC100490380 gene encoding WD repeat-containing protein 55 isoform X1, giving the protein MNLEVPPSQHQESMDDQHQEGEDSELDDTAGSSEPRLRDTPEDILFEAAVNTIAFHPSQDILAAGDVDGDVFVYSYSCWESGNKELWSSGHHLKSCRDSAFTSDGQQLFTVSKDKAIHILSMEEGKLIKRIPKAHDSPLNCLLLIDENLFATGDDNGMLKVWDLRRDTSFMEMKNHEEYISDMAIDENKKMLLTASGDGTMGVFNIKRRRFELLSEYQSGDLTSVAIMKRGKKVVCGSSEGTIYLFNWNGFGATSDRFAVKAESIDCMVPITDNIVCTGSMDGVIRAINILPNRVVGTVGQHPGEPIEQLAKSRDGKFLASCAHDQKVKFWDMSSLSSIVVDVYRKRKKNKQLPALSRKAFGGADDFFSGLREETEGKSMGDQEDSNEDESDSDDSDSD; this is encoded by the exons ATGAATTTA GAAGTGCCACCCAGCCAGCATCAGGAATCAATGGATGATCAGCACCAAGAG GGTGAAGATTCAGAGTTAGATGATACCGCAGGCAGCTCAgagcccaggctgagagataccCCTGAGGACATCTTATTTGAAGCTGCTGTGAACACCATTGCATTTCACCCCAGTCAAGATATACTTGCTGCAGGGGATGTAGATGGAGATGTGTTTGT GTACTCTTATTCCTGCTGGGAAAGTGGAAATAAAGAGCTCTGGTCATCGGGACACCATCTTAAATCCTGCAGAGATTCTGCATTTACCAGCGATGGCCAAC agCTTTTCACAGTATCCAAAGACAAGGCAATTCACATTCTCAGCATGGAGGAGGGTAAACTGATCAAGCGCATCCCTAAAGCTCATGA CTCACCTTTAAACTGCCTGCTGCTGATTGATGAGAACCTTTTTGCCACAGGAGATGACAATGGGATGCTAAAAGTGTGGGATCTGCGTCGAGACACGtcctttatggagatgaagaacCATGAAGAGTACATCAGTGACATGGCCATTGATGAGAACAAAAAGATGCTGCTAACTGCCAG CGGAGATGGAACCATGGGAGTCTTCAACATAAAGAGACGGAGGTTTGAGTTGCTGTCAGAGTACCAAAGTGGAGACTTGACATCTGTGGCTATAATGAAG AGAGGTAAGAAAGTGGTTTGTGGTTCCAGCGAGGGGACTATCTACCTGTTCAACTGGAATGGCTTTGGGGCGACAAGCGACCGCTTTGCAGTAAAAGCTGAATCAATTGATTGCATGGTACCCATTACAGACAACATTGTGTGTACTGGATCTATGGATGGTGTCATCAG AGCGATTAATATCTTGCCCAATCGAGTTGTTGGCACTGTGGGGCAACATCCAGGTGAACCCATTGAGCAGCTGGCAAAGTCTAGAGATGGAAAATTCTTGGCCAGCTGTGCCCATGACCAAAAGGTGAAGTTCTGGGACATGTCTTCACTTAGCTCCATTGTAGTGGATGTTTACAGGAAACGTAAGAAGAACAAACAGCTGCCCGCCTTGAGTCGGAAAGCCTTTGGAGGAGCAGATGACTTTTTTTCTGGTCTCAGAGAGGAGACAGAGGGGAAAAGTATGGGAGACCAAGAGGACAGCAATGAAGATGAAAGTGACAGTGATGATTCAGACAGTGACTGA
- the LOC100490380 gene encoding WD repeat-containing protein 55 isoform X2, producing MDDQHQEGEDSELDDTAGSSEPRLRDTPEDILFEAAVNTIAFHPSQDILAAGDVDGDVFVYSYSCWESGNKELWSSGHHLKSCRDSAFTSDGQQLFTVSKDKAIHILSMEEGKLIKRIPKAHDSPLNCLLLIDENLFATGDDNGMLKVWDLRRDTSFMEMKNHEEYISDMAIDENKKMLLTASGDGTMGVFNIKRRRFELLSEYQSGDLTSVAIMKRGKKVVCGSSEGTIYLFNWNGFGATSDRFAVKAESIDCMVPITDNIVCTGSMDGVIRAINILPNRVVGTVGQHPGEPIEQLAKSRDGKFLASCAHDQKVKFWDMSSLSSIVVDVYRKRKKNKQLPALSRKAFGGADDFFSGLREETEGKSMGDQEDSNEDESDSDDSDSD from the exons ATGGATGATCAGCACCAAGAG GGTGAAGATTCAGAGTTAGATGATACCGCAGGCAGCTCAgagcccaggctgagagataccCCTGAGGACATCTTATTTGAAGCTGCTGTGAACACCATTGCATTTCACCCCAGTCAAGATATACTTGCTGCAGGGGATGTAGATGGAGATGTGTTTGT GTACTCTTATTCCTGCTGGGAAAGTGGAAATAAAGAGCTCTGGTCATCGGGACACCATCTTAAATCCTGCAGAGATTCTGCATTTACCAGCGATGGCCAAC agCTTTTCACAGTATCCAAAGACAAGGCAATTCACATTCTCAGCATGGAGGAGGGTAAACTGATCAAGCGCATCCCTAAAGCTCATGA CTCACCTTTAAACTGCCTGCTGCTGATTGATGAGAACCTTTTTGCCACAGGAGATGACAATGGGATGCTAAAAGTGTGGGATCTGCGTCGAGACACGtcctttatggagatgaagaacCATGAAGAGTACATCAGTGACATGGCCATTGATGAGAACAAAAAGATGCTGCTAACTGCCAG CGGAGATGGAACCATGGGAGTCTTCAACATAAAGAGACGGAGGTTTGAGTTGCTGTCAGAGTACCAAAGTGGAGACTTGACATCTGTGGCTATAATGAAG AGAGGTAAGAAAGTGGTTTGTGGTTCCAGCGAGGGGACTATCTACCTGTTCAACTGGAATGGCTTTGGGGCGACAAGCGACCGCTTTGCAGTAAAAGCTGAATCAATTGATTGCATGGTACCCATTACAGACAACATTGTGTGTACTGGATCTATGGATGGTGTCATCAG AGCGATTAATATCTTGCCCAATCGAGTTGTTGGCACTGTGGGGCAACATCCAGGTGAACCCATTGAGCAGCTGGCAAAGTCTAGAGATGGAAAATTCTTGGCCAGCTGTGCCCATGACCAAAAGGTGAAGTTCTGGGACATGTCTTCACTTAGCTCCATTGTAGTGGATGTTTACAGGAAACGTAAGAAGAACAAACAGCTGCCCGCCTTGAGTCGGAAAGCCTTTGGAGGAGCAGATGACTTTTTTTCTGGTCTCAGAGAGGAGACAGAGGGGAAAAGTATGGGAGACCAAGAGGACAGCAATGAAGATGAAAGTGACAGTGATGATTCAGACAGTGACTGA
- the LOC100490380 gene encoding WD repeat-containing protein 55 isoform X3 produces MNLEVPPSQHQESMDDQHQEGEDSELDDTAGSSEPRLRDTPEDILFEAAVNTIAFHPSQDILAAGDVDGDVFVYSYSCWESGNKELWSSGHHLKSCRDSAFTSDGQQLFTVSKDKAIHILSMEEGKLIKRIPKAHDSPLNCLLLIDENLFATGDDNGMLKVWDLRRDTSFMEMKNHEEYISDMAIDENKKMLLTASGDGTMGVFNIKRRRFELLSEYQSGDLTSVAIMKRGKKVVCGSSEGTIYLFNWNGFGATSDRFAVKAESIDCMVPITDNIVCTGSMDGVIRLLFSLTLIERLISCPIELLALWGNIQVNPLSSWQSLEMENSWPAVPMTKR; encoded by the exons ATGAATTTA GAAGTGCCACCCAGCCAGCATCAGGAATCAATGGATGATCAGCACCAAGAG GGTGAAGATTCAGAGTTAGATGATACCGCAGGCAGCTCAgagcccaggctgagagataccCCTGAGGACATCTTATTTGAAGCTGCTGTGAACACCATTGCATTTCACCCCAGTCAAGATATACTTGCTGCAGGGGATGTAGATGGAGATGTGTTTGT GTACTCTTATTCCTGCTGGGAAAGTGGAAATAAAGAGCTCTGGTCATCGGGACACCATCTTAAATCCTGCAGAGATTCTGCATTTACCAGCGATGGCCAAC agCTTTTCACAGTATCCAAAGACAAGGCAATTCACATTCTCAGCATGGAGGAGGGTAAACTGATCAAGCGCATCCCTAAAGCTCATGA CTCACCTTTAAACTGCCTGCTGCTGATTGATGAGAACCTTTTTGCCACAGGAGATGACAATGGGATGCTAAAAGTGTGGGATCTGCGTCGAGACACGtcctttatggagatgaagaacCATGAAGAGTACATCAGTGACATGGCCATTGATGAGAACAAAAAGATGCTGCTAACTGCCAG CGGAGATGGAACCATGGGAGTCTTCAACATAAAGAGACGGAGGTTTGAGTTGCTGTCAGAGTACCAAAGTGGAGACTTGACATCTGTGGCTATAATGAAG AGAGGTAAGAAAGTGGTTTGTGGTTCCAGCGAGGGGACTATCTACCTGTTCAACTGGAATGGCTTTGGGGCGACAAGCGACCGCTTTGCAGTAAAAGCTGAATCAATTGATTGCATGGTACCCATTACAGACAACATTGTGTGTACTGGATCTATGGATGGTGTCATCAG GTTGTTGTTTTCTCTCACTCTCATAGAGCGATTAATATCTTGCCCAATCGAGTTGTTGGCACTGTGGGGCAACATCCAGGTGAACCCATTGAGCAGCTGGCAAAGTCTAGAGATGGAAAATTCTTGGCCAGCTGTGCCCATGACCAAAAGGTGA